The following is a genomic window from Saprospiraceae bacterium.
AGTCGTCTCCAGCGTCATCACCATCATCATCCAATACTGTAGGCAACTCCAATGTCGAATAATTAAAAGTGGTCAAAGTGCCAATTACAGCAAAAATACTGTCACCCTGTGACACCAAAAAAGCATCATCCGCATCGTAGGAAGCTCGATAATTGAAGGTAAAATATAACACTTTATACTCTTGTAACAGTGATAGAAGAGCCGCCGATGATTCTGCAAATTTCAGCTGATAGACCGCTTTGACATCCATATCGAGATAATCCTGAACGGTCTTCGTATGGTCCAAAATGGTCTCTCCATCAAAAACTGAAGGAAGCAGTGTGGCTTCACTGCCATCGTCATATCGCGCTACGAGTGTGCTTTTGTCTATTTCGTTGCCCTGACTATCAATGCTTTTGAGTGCCAACCCACCTGTACCTAGCATCGTGCGTCCATCGTCAAGCATGGTGATGAAACTACAAGGTCTCCCTTCTGCATCCGTATATTTGGTTTCGGTCCATCCATAGACCTTATTCCGCTCGAGTTTGACCAATGCTGCTGTGAAGGTCTGGTCTTTGAATACAAATTGTGGTTCTCTAGCCATGGTAAGAATGAATGATTTTTAGATTTATGATATTAGTTTTAATAATTTGGTACCTGATGAGCTTCTTTTGTAACGTTGGTCTGGATGGGTGGGAGATTGAGGATATTCCATACTTATCCACCCATTTTTCAATAATGGTTCCAGGTATTTTTTACGATTGGTAGAATGATTTGAAAGCCCCATGTTCTCAAACAAATCTTCACTCTTCGTCCAAGTGTCAAGTTGTACTAATATGACTTCAACTTTGTTCTGGAGAGCTGTTTTGACAATAGTTCTAGCTTGGTCACTAGCTTGGTCACAAAATGCAACAATATCACCTAATGTATTGAATATAAACTTATTAACTTGGTCACTAACTTGAACATTTTGATGAACAGGGAGCGTGACTAAGACAAATGTATTTTCGTCCGTTTCGAAGATTGGATCAGGATTATAACCTCCTCCCCAATTATGTAAATCGTTGGCAAATGCACACATAGAATGTATCACATCTTCAGGGTTCCAGCCTTTTTTAAATTCTAACCGTCCCCATTCGACAGTATTGCCGTGCACTAAACTATCTATGTTTATGGGCAATGCCATATTAGTATTTTAATAATGTTGCTAATAGGGTCAAATTTATAACATTTTACATGGATTTTAACTTTTTACTTGGCTTATAATAAGACAATTACAGTTTTAAACGGTATTCTTCCCCAATCCCTTCAACACAATATCATGTTGTCCGGCCCAAAGAAACAGGTCCTGCTTTTGTATCGCTGCTACCATCAAATCGGGAAACATATCGGGTGTACACGCAAATACAGGTACTCCTTCGGCACTAAATTTGGCGGCATTTTCGCGGTCGTAGGACGGACTTCCATCATCATTGAGCGCAAGCAGGCAGATGGCTTGTACTCCCGATTCTACTATTTTTTTCATTCGCACATGCATCTCGTTGACATTGCCACCTTCGTATAGATCAGTGATGAGTAAGAGTATGGTATCATCAGGTTTGGTGATGACTTCCTGGCAAAAGGACAAGGCTAGATTGATATCTGTACCGCCACCTAGCTGCACACCAAACAATATGTCCACAGGGTCTTTCAAGTCTTCAGTCAGGTCAGCTACTTGGGTATCAAAGACGATCATCTTGGTTTTTACAGATGGAATCGAAGCCATCACGGCTCCAAAAATGCCTGAATAAACCACCGAAGTACCCATAGACCCACTCTGATCGATGCAGATGACGATGTCTTTGAGCGATGCTTTAGATTTGCGGCCATAGCCAATTCTTGTCTCGGGAATGATGGTTTTATAATCGGGCTGATAGTGTTTCAGATTTTTTTTAATGGTGGTATTCCAGTCTATTTCGTT
Proteins encoded in this region:
- a CDS encoding VWA domain-containing protein, whose protein sequence is MTALYEFERKRSFDYGEQKGKGGGQASSPNVARWLGDIRKFFPESVVQVLQKDAMKQPALQQKLMLEPEILEQTTPDVHVVATLMALGELIPEKTKSTARMVVQKVVDELMQKLEQRTISAIRGAINKSSQKRNPKYNEIDWNTTIKKNLKHYQPDYKTIIPETRIGYGRKSKASLKDIVICIDQSGSMGTSVVYSGIFGAVMASIPSVKTKMIVFDTQVADLTEDLKDPVDILFGVQLGGGTDINLALSFCQEVITKPDDTILLLITDLYEGGNVNEMHVRMKKIVESGVQAICLLALNDDGSPSYDRENAAKFSAEGVPVFACTPDMFPDLMVAAIQKQDLFLWAGQHDIVLKGLGKNTV